The Corvus moneduloides isolate bCorMon1 chromosome 28, bCorMon1.pri, whole genome shotgun sequence genome includes the window cttcctcaccacCCCGTGACTCCCTCACTCCTGGCCCCGGGCCCAGCTCGGCCATCCCGCTCCGGCCACCCCCGGCCAAGGCCCCCACCACCGACACCGTCAGTGAGTGTCCGAGGACAGCGCCGAGGTCCTGCTCCGCGGTGACAGTgccgtggggctgggatggagggaggcaGGACACAGTCTGCCACCAACAGAGCTGGCGGGGCCATTTTGCTCCACAAAATCAGCCCTATCAACCATGGCCAACAGGAGCATTGCCACATACCAGACTGCCTGGTGGGCTCAGACCTGCCGAGGGTGGTGGTCAGGGTGGGGGCAGGGGttttatctgtttttctctgatGAGTTGTCATTTTGGTGGGGCTGCATGAAGCTGGCAGCTTCAGAGCTTGGCTGTGGGGGCCGGAGGGGGTGGCTGTGCAGTCACCAGGTGCCCCTCTCCCCCGGGTGACGCTCGCTTGCGCCCGTGGGCCAGGGCCAAGACGCGGGTCTCTCCTCGTGCAGCTCTCCGCAGCCCTctgagctcctccagcccctaCACGTCCTCCTTGGGGATGGTGCCCCACGCCGCCCTCAGCGGGGAGCTCCCATCCCCCAGCCTCTACATGGGCATCCACCTCTCGCCCCAGGTCAGCAGCGCGGTGCTCTATGGCCGCTCCCCCATGGTAAGTGACCGAGGGAGAGGCTGGGTCTGCTGCCgtgtgctggctctgctccctgtcccctgggccTGCGCTGTCCCTGTGCAACATCTGGGGCTTGAGCTGGGGGGTGCAGCCATAGGAAGGGCTCCCTTCCAGAGGTGGATGGGTCGTGAGGCTGGTGGAGGCTTCAGTGCGCTCAGAGAAGCCTCTGCTGGTTCCACTGGTGTGTAACTGTGTCTGTGGGAACCCATTTGGGCCTTTGTCACTTGCATGTGAGCACACGGCAAGCAGGGAGCATAGAGCCAGGCTGGCCTGGTCCCAGCACGTGCAGGGAAAGGCCTGAGCCCAGCTTTGgtgtcctctgctctgctcctcatGTGGCCTTTGCTTTGTGCAGGTGGCGTTTGAGTCGCACCCTCATCTGAGGGCTTCCACCCTCTCCTCTTCACTCTCCACCGTCCCTGGAGGGAAGCCGTAAGTGGCTGCACGCGCTGGGGCTGTGAGGAGGGTGGGCAGCAAGGGGCTGAGCCAGGTGCTGAGAGCATCTCCCTCCCAAGGGCtcacccagggcagggcagggctgagggggaGCTGCTCTCCACTCCAGCGTCCAGCACTGCCATTTCATTCCTGGCAGCTTGCAGTAACAAGGAGCTGGGTAATTAAACCCCTCATTAGCCAGAGCACAACGGGCACCTTCCACCTTGGCTAAGGGAGCGTGGCTCAGGGAGAGGTCACCTCCTGCCCTCGGGCATCACACAGGGGTTGTTCAGGCCtctcttctgctcctttccagTTCCTACTCCTTCCATGTCCTCTGACTCCAAACCGCGCTGCCTGTGTCAGACCCGCTGGGACCCGCGTGGCACCGGCCACTGTCCACACAGGATTCTGGGCTGGttctcactgctctgctcccttccaGTGCCTACTCCTTCCACGTCAGCGCCGATGGGCAGATGCAGCCGGTGCCTTTCCCCCCCGACGCCCTCATCGGCTCCGGCATCCCCCGGCATGCGCGGCAGCTGCACACCCTGACCCACGGCGAGGTGGTCTGTGCTGTCACCATCAGCAACTCCACGCGACACGTCTACACCGGGGGCAAGGGCTGTGTCAAGGTGTGGGACGTGGGGCAGCCGGGCACCAAGACGGCCGTGGCTCAGCTGGACTGCctggtgaggaggaggaggaggaggaggaggaggagcagaaaggcctcaggggtggggctgggaaggggaaggtgCCCCTGTTCCAgtggaggggacagaggggccTTTCACGTGTGCAGTGAGAGAAAGAGATGCGTCTCCTGTGAGCCCCTGTGTGCTCATGCTCACCTCCTTCTTGCCttgccctgtgccctgccacCCCCGTTCAGAACCGTGATAACTACATCCGTTCCTGCAAGCTGCTCCCCGACGGCCGCAGCCTGATCGTGGGGGGGGAGGCCAGCACCCTCTCCATCTGGGACCTGGCAGCGCCCACGCCCCGCATCAAGGCTGAGCTCACCTCCTCTGCCCCCGCCTGCTACGCCCTGGCCATCAGCCCTGATGCCAAAgtctgcttctcctgctgcagcgaCGGCAACATCGTGGTGTGGGACCTGCAGAACCAGACGATGGTGAGGTGAGCCTGGGGTAGGGGCCAtagggcagggacagggggagatGCTGGCTCTTGGGGGAGCTGGCTGCCCTGACAGCTGTGCCCTCgccctctccatctccctctttcccaggcAGTTTCAAGGCCACACGGATGGTGCCAGCTGCATCGACATCTCTAACTATGGCACCAAGCTGTGGACAGGGGGGCTGGACAACACCGTGCGCTGCTGGGACCTGCGGGAGGGgcggcagctgcagcagcacgaCTTCAGCTCCCAGGTAAGGGCTGGGGCCCTCTGGCAGCACCATGGGGCCAGGTGGGACCTGCTGAGCCACAGTGTGACCCTGTCTGTCCCCTCAGATCTTCTCCCTGGGGTACTGCCCGATGGGAGAGTGGCTGGCAGTGGGGATGGAGAGCAGCAACGTGGAGATCCTGCACGTCACCAAACCTGACAAGTACCAGCTGCACCTCCATGAGAGCTGTGTCCTCTCTCTCAAATTCGCCTCCTGTGGTAGGCAAGGGCCGGTTTTTCTGCCTGGGCTGTGGATGGGCTCAGATTGATCCTTTTGGTTTACTCCCCCTGTGCTCAGCTCCCCTGAAAGGAATCCCAGATCTTGACCCACTTTGTCTCCtgtcccagggaagtggttcGTGAGCACGGGGAAGGACAACCTGCTCAACGCCTGGCGCGCGCCCTACGGAGCCAGCATCTTCCAGGTGTGGTGAGGCATTTGTGCAGTGGGATGATGGTGGCTCCAggcaccagccctgctctcacctcctgcctctcttGCTCGCAGTCCA containing:
- the TLE2 gene encoding transducin-like enhancer protein 2 isoform X1, giving the protein MFPQGRHPPPLQPGQPFKFSVLEICDRIKEEFQFLQAQYHSLKLECEKLVSEKTEMQRHYVMYYEMSYGLNIEMHKQAEIVKRLSAICAQIIPLLTQEHQQQVLQAVERAKQVTMGELNSIVGQQQLQHLSHHASPLPLTPHPSSMQPSSLSGASGTSGLLALSGALMAQAQLATKEDRVAQDGENREHTPSRSISASPPESLRDEERTGLKRKREEKDLPGHSDSDGDKSDYNLVVDEDPPSEPGSPGRSPSRRLAPSRRELPESPASIGSSGSTAPLQPKDQSPTDSVASAPTSKPSSSSPPRDSLTPGPGPSSAIPLRPPPAKAPTTDTVTLRSPLSSSSPYTSSLGMVPHAALSGELPSPSLYMGIHLSPQVSSAVLYGRSPMVAFESHPHLRASTLSSSLSTVPGGKPAYSFHVSADGQMQPVPFPPDALIGSGIPRHARQLHTLTHGEVVCAVTISNSTRHVYTGGKGCVKVWDVGQPGTKTAVAQLDCLNRDNYIRSCKLLPDGRSLIVGGEASTLSIWDLAAPTPRIKAELTSSAPACYALAISPDAKVCFSCCSDGNIVVWDLQNQTMVRQFQGHTDGASCIDISNYGTKLWTGGLDNTVRCWDLREGRQLQQHDFSSQIFSLGYCPMGEWLAVGMESSNVEILHVTKPDKYQLHLHESCVLSLKFASCGKWFVSTGKDNLLNAWRAPYGASIFQSKESSSVLSCDISVNDKFIVTGSGDKKATVYEVVY
- the TLE2 gene encoding transducin-like enhancer protein 2 isoform X5, producing the protein MFPQGRHPPPLQPGQPFKFSVLEICDRIKEEFQFLQAQYHSLKLECEKLVSEKTEMQRHYVMYYEMSYGLNIEMHKQAEIVKRLSAICAQIIPLLTQEHQQQVLQAVERAKQVTMGELNSIVGSISASPPESLRDEERTGLKRKREEKDLPGHSDSDGDKSDYNLVVDEDPPSEPGSPGRSPSRRLAPSRRELPESPASIGSSGSTAPLQPKDQSPTDSVASAPTSKPSSSSPPRDSLTPGPGPSSAIPLRPPPAKAPTTDTVTLRSPLSSSSPYTSSLGMVPHAALSGELPSPSLYMGIHLSPQVSSAVLYGRSPMVAFESHPHLRASTLSSSLSTVPGGKPAYSFHVSADGQMQPVPFPPDALIGSGIPRHARQLHTLTHGEVVCAVTISNSTRHVYTGGKGCVKVWDVGQPGTKTAVAQLDCLNRDNYIRSCKLLPDGRSLIVGGEASTLSIWDLAAPTPRIKAELTSSAPACYALAISPDAKVCFSCCSDGNIVVWDLQNQTMVRQFQGHTDGASCIDISNYGTKLWTGGLDNTVRCWDLREGRQLQQHDFSSQIFSLGYCPMGEWLAVGMESSNVEILHVTKPDKYQLHLHESCVLSLKFASCGKWFVSTGKDNLLNAWRAPYGASIFQSKESSSVLSCDISVNDKFIVTGSGDKKATVYEVVY
- the TLE2 gene encoding transducin-like enhancer protein 2 isoform X2, with protein sequence MFPQGRHPPPLQPGQPFKFSVLEICDRIKEEFQFLQAQYHSLKLECEKLVSEKTEMQRHYVMYYEMSYGLNIEMHKQAEIVKRLSAICAQIIPLLTQEHQQQVLQAVERAKQVTMGELNSIVGQQQLQHLSHHASPLPLTPHPSSMQPSSLSGASGTSGLLALSGALMAQAQLATKEDRVAQDGENREHTPSRSISASPPESLRDEERTGLKRKREEKDLPGHSDSDGDKSDYNLVVDEDPPSEPGSPGRSPSRRLAPSRRELPESPASIGSSGSTAPLQPKDQSPTDSVASAPTSKPSSSSPPRDSLTPGPGPSSAIPLRPPPAKAPTTDTVTLRSPLSSSSPYTSSLGMVPHAALSGELPSPSLYMGIHLSPQVSSAVLYGRSPMVAFESHPHLRASTLSSSLSTVPGGKPAYSFHVSADGQMQPVPFPPDALIGSGIPRHARQLHTLTHGEVVCAVTISNSTRHVYTGGKGCVKVWDVGQPGTKTAVAQLDCLNRDNYIRSCKLLPDGRSLIVGGEASTLSIWDLAAPTPRIKAELTSSAPACYALAISPDAKVCFSCCSDGNIVVWDLQNQTMVSFKATRMVPAASTSLTMAPSCGQGGWTTPCAAGTCGRGGSCSSTTSAPRSSPWGTARWESGWQWGWRAATWRSCTSPNLTSTSCTSMRAVSSLSNSPPVVGKWFVSTGKDNLLNAWRAPYGASIFQSKESSSVLSCDISVNDKFIVTGSGDKKATVYEVVY
- the TLE2 gene encoding transducin-like enhancer protein 2 isoform X4 encodes the protein MFPQGRHPPPLQPGQPFKFSVLEICDRIKEEFQFLQAQYHSLKLECEKLVSEKTEMQRHYVMYYEMSYGLNIEMHKQAEIVKRLSAICAQIIPLLTQEHQQQVLQAVERAKQVTMGELNSIVGQQQLQHLSHHASPLPLTPHPSSMQPSSLSGASGTSGLLALSGALMAQAQLATKEDRVAQDGENREHTPSRSISASPPESLRDEERTGLKRKREEKDLPGHSDSDGDKSDYNLVVDEDPPSEPGSPGRSPSRRLAPSRRELPESPASIGSSGSTAPLQPKDQSPTDSVASAPTSKPSSSSPPRDSLTPGPGPSSAIPLRPPPAKAPTTDTVTLRSPLSSSSPYTSSLGMVPHAALSGELPSPSLYMGIHLSPQVSSAVLYGRSPMVAFESHPHLRASTLSSSLSTVPGGKPAYSFHVSADGQMQPVPFPPDALIGSGIPRHARQLHTLTHGEVVCAVTISNSTRHVYTGGKGCVKVWDVGQPGTKTAVAQLDCLNRDNYIRSCKLLPDGRSLIVGGEASTLSIWDLAAPTPRIKAELTSSAPACYALAISPDAKVCFSCCSDGNIVVWDLQNQTMVRQFQGHTDGASCIDISNYGTKLWTGGLDNTVRCWDLREGRQLQQHDFSSQIFSLGYCPMGEWLAVGMESSNVEILHVTKPDKYQLHLHESCVLSLKFASCGREVVREHGEGQPAQRLARALRSQHLPVQGVLVSPEL
- the TLE2 gene encoding transducin-like enhancer protein 2 isoform X3; this encodes MFPQGRHPPPLQPGQPFKFSVLEICDRIKEEFQFLQAQYHSLKLECEKLVSEKTEMQRHYVMYYEMSYGLNIEMHKQAEIVKRLSAICAQIIPLLTQEHQQQVLQAVERAKQVTMGELNSIVGQQLQHLSHHASPLPLTPHPSSMQPSSLSGASGTSGLLALSGALMAQAQLATKEDRVAQDGENREHTPSRSISASPPESLRDEERTGLKRKREEKDLPGHSDSDGDKSDYNLVVDEDPPSEPGSPGRSPSRRLAPSRRELPESPASIGSSGSTAPLQPKDQSPTDSVASAPTSKPSSSSPPRDSLTPGPGPSSAIPLRPPPAKAPTTDTVTLRSPLSSSSPYTSSLGMVPHAALSGELPSPSLYMGIHLSPQVSSAVLYGRSPMVAFESHPHLRASTLSSSLSTVPGGKPAYSFHVSADGQMQPVPFPPDALIGSGIPRHARQLHTLTHGEVVCAVTISNSTRHVYTGGKGCVKVWDVGQPGTKTAVAQLDCLNRDNYIRSCKLLPDGRSLIVGGEASTLSIWDLAAPTPRIKAELTSSAPACYALAISPDAKVCFSCCSDGNIVVWDLQNQTMVRQFQGHTDGASCIDISNYGTKLWTGGLDNTVRCWDLREGRQLQQHDFSSQIFSLGYCPMGEWLAVGMESSNVEILHVTKPDKYQLHLHESCVLSLKFASCGKWFVSTGKDNLLNAWRAPYGASIFQSKESSSVLSCDISVNDKFIVTGSGDKKATVYEVVY